The following are encoded together in the Gorilla gorilla gorilla isolate KB3781 chromosome 14, NHGRI_mGorGor1-v2.1_pri, whole genome shotgun sequence genome:
- the LOC134757038 gene encoding cyclin-dependent kinase 2-associated protein 2-like, protein MSYKPTTPAPSSTPGSSTPGPGTPVPTGSVLSPSGSGPGATAPCRPLFKDFGPPTVSCVQAMKPPGAQGSQSTYTELLLVTGEMGKGIQPTYAGSKSAAERLKRGIIHP, encoded by the coding sequence ATGTCCTACAAACCTaccacccctgcccccagcagCACCCCTGGCTCCAGCACCCCTGGGCCAGGCACTCCGGTCCCTACAGGAAGCGTCCTGTCGCCGTCGGGCTCAGGGCCGGGAGCCACTGCCCCTTGCAGACCGCTGTTTAAAGACTTTGGACCGCCTACCGTTAGTTGTGTGCAGGCCATGAAACCACCTGGTGCCCAGGGCTCCCAGAGCACCTACACGGAACTGCTGTTGGTCACAGGGGAGATGGGCAAAGGGATCCAGCCCACCTATGCTGGCAGCAAGAGCGCCGCGGAGCGCCTGAAGAGAGGTATCATCCATCCCTAG
- the LOC134757039 gene encoding uncharacterized protein: MHLQPAWAPKLQPPSLCRQQPPGNSRVRPHFPHLGTRARCPCGCGQARRSALQQLHGGGNRPSALSPVAAEGPWLEVSSSGRGGAGRGQGLAGSQARGTRDPEAAQAMLHHLGAQLQAPGNSQAGWRAQPRRPGSGCRRGCGQARRSARRRLHPGRNRPSAPSPVAADGPWSGPDLSSEEKRGGSHGQAGPQVGSDARLRFPDVPRQPRRTRKPAAPVSLCDSVRNHQIVCHGKCIIFYS; this comes from the coding sequence ATGCACCTCCAGCCCGCCTGGGCACCCAAGCTGCAGCCGCCTTCTTTGTGCAGGCAGCAACCTCCAGGCAACTCCCGAGTCCGCCCTCACTTCCCACATCTCGGAACGAGGGCCAGATGTCCCTGTGGCTGCGGCCAAGCCAGGCGGTCTGCCCTGCAGCAGCTGCACGGGGGCGGGAACCGGCCCTCAGCCCTATCCCCCGTGGCTGCAGAGGGCCCTTGGCTAGAGGTGTCGAGCTCTGGCAGAGGAGGAGCCGGGCGGGGGCAGGGTCTGGCGGGCTCTCAGGCCAGGGGCACTCGCGATCCAGAGGCCGCCCAGGCCATGCTCcaccacctgggtgcccagctaCAGGCGCCAGGCAACTCCCAAGCTGGCTGGCGCGCCCAGCCTCGCAGACCCGGGTCTGGATGTCGCCGTGGCTGCGGCCAAGCCAGGCGGTCTGCCCGGCGGCGGCTGCACCCGGGCAGGAACCGACCATCAGCCCCATCCCCGGTGGCTGCAGACGGCCCCTGGAGCGGCCCCGACCTCTCTTCCGAGGAGAAGAGGGGCGGGAGTCATGGCCAGGCAGGCCCTCAGGTGGGAAGTGATGCGCGCCTGCGATTCCCGGACGTACCGCGCCAGCCCAGGAGAACCCGGAAGCCAGCAGCTCCTGTTTCTCTGTGTGATTCTGTGAGGAACCACCAAATTGTTTGCCACGGCAAGTGCATCATTTTCTATTCCTAG